The Streptococcus iniae genome contains the following window.
TTTCACACATATGCATATGAAGTTTGCACGACTGATCAATTTGTTCCTGTGTAAAAACCTGTAAATATTCTAATGGCATGACAGGATTGGATTGGCTGAGTTCCTTATAAGAAGCGTAAACAATGCGATCTGAAAGCAAATCACCTGCAATAATAGTTGCATAGCGTTCAATACTCTCACCTAAATATTTAATAAGTGCTTCTTCATAATGACTGCCATAACCAATAATATGATAGCTAACTTGACTCAATTCATCAATATATTGTTTGTGATAATCAGGTATCTGACCAGTCACACTTTTTAAGTACACATCATGTTGATGGTTACAAACTGGAACTTGTGATTGATTTAAAATCCCTGTTCTATTGCCACTCAAACCTTTGAGTTCATCTAAAATATGGTTAAAGGACGGGTAATAATGTAACATAAATAAGCCTCCTTAGGAATCTTCTTTTAGGAGGTTTTTGACAATTTCTCGTGTCGAAATTTGTTGGTCCTCATACCTTAATTTCGCAAGTGCACCTTGGGTTTGAGAATTGGACATTTTCAAAATATCTTGAACCTGAATCTCAAGTGTTGGCAAATAAATACTCAACAATCGCCCTTCAAATTTGGAACTTCCTGTTTGTGCAATAATAAAGGCCTCACTAACAACTAAATTCATTAAAATATTCAATAAAGGCAGATAGGAATGACTAACTGGTTGCGTCGTTGGCAACATTTGGCTGGCAAAATGCTGATAAAGAGCATGATCTTGCAAACGAGCTAAAACCCTTCTTTCTAAACTATCAAAATCTGCGCTATGCGGCGGGTTTAAGGTACAAGCATGAATAAAAGGACCATCTACAAAACCAAGTACCATTTGCTTTTTCAAAGCAACACTGATTTCATTAAGATGACGAAGCATCATTATGTTCAAACGCTCCTGGCAAACTACAATACTTTGATAAGGCATTAACTTTCCAGATAAACGCTTCATATTGCGATGGTGTTCTAATGCATCTAAACGAGAGGTAACATCAATCTTTTGAATCAGCATTTTTAGTTCATCACTTGCCACAACAAGGTTCAAATTCAAATGTTCTGCAAGTAACTTTGCTGAGTCATTAACATAACTAGAGTCACTGATAAACAAGACAGGGTCCGTATTCTTAGTATGCCCTTCTTGGGCCATAAAGCGGAAATTTCCCATCAATACTTTCATAACATTTTCTTCAAGGGCGTAATCATCTTCAAACATGAGTACATCATTATAATATAGAGCTGTCATGACTTCCATCACTTTAGCAAATAATTCAGCTTCTAACTCTTTTTCATAACCATCTGTATCGACCACTAGCCCTTTTAGGAGGTCAGCAACAATTTGCTGGTAAACTTCTTTTAACATTTGTGGTTCTTGTGACAAATCTAATACAGCTTCATTAAAATCCCATAATCCTTTTCTAAAACAAAAGGTATCATCAAATTGCACAATACGAACATTACTATTTAATTGGTATCTCATTGCGACTCCTTGTTTCCTACTAATGTCATGTGAATGACATGCTGGTTTAATCCATCTAAAGCTAACTTTTCTTGGAGATATTCCTTACTATAACCTCCAATATCAACACTACCATATGCTAAAGCAGTCGAAACCAATTGAATGTTCTGTGCTATTTCACCAGACTCAATAAAAGCGTAAGCAGTCGCTTGATTGCCATATTTGCGTGTGTTTTTAATGTAATTGTAGACGTATATCATAATCACGTTACAGTTCTCGGCATTTATGCTACCATACTCAGCAAAAACTCTGACATCTTCTTCTTCACTGACACGATGACATCTTAAAGCATGCTGATAAGGAAGGTATTCATAAAAACCGTCTTTAAGTTTTGTAATATTGCGAGCATAAAAGAATAAGGTAATTGGGTATAAACCTCCACCAGAAGCGCAATTTCTTAGACTAACTGTTTTTGTCATGCCTTCTTTAATACTTGCTTCAGAGCTAACACCACAAGCATAATACAAAAGATTTGCTAAGTCTTGAAGAGGCATTTCCAAACCTGAAAACTGCCTATGACTCCTCCTTTTTGTAATACAAGTAGACAGAGAAGTCACAATTTTACTGGCCTTTGGTAAAGAAATCGTCTCATCCTGACTTTCAAAAAAATCACTGTTAGAAAAAGTGGTCACCGCAGAATCCGTAAAAAAATCAACGACACTGGCTTGAAAGCCCAAATAATTATTATTTGACTTATAATTCATCAAAAAACGTTGACTAAGATTGTCTGTTTCATTAGGCATTAAATGTTGAGCCACCAACTGCTTAGAGGTTTTCAAAACCGTTTGACGATGATAACCAGACATCGATAAATGATTGGTGTTAAATTCAAACAATTGCCGCGCTTCATCTTGGCTGATTGACTTTTGTTTTTCTGAAATGTGTTTTTCCTTAGAAAAAAAAGACATATATATTTTCCTACATTATTCTAGTATACATATAGTAATTAGCAGGCACTGACTAGTACCTGCTAATTACCTTGAGACATGAGAACCAAGATGATTACAACAGTCTCGTGACATGTAACATCCCTATTCAAAATGAGCTGACATCACAAGTTAGATGCAGTATAGTTAGCCGCTAGCAAACTAATCTTCAACACTTAACCATTAAATAGAGATGCTAAGAAGAGTGAATTACTTTGGAGCTGGTGCTGGAGTACCACTACCACCTTGAGCAGAACCACTTCCAACATTTACCGCCACACAACATGTGCAGCAGCAGCAGCAACAGCCACCAGGAGCAACTTGAGTTGTTTCAGCTACACTAGTAGCTAAGATATTTGAAGTAAATTGTAACATAACGCTTACCTCCTTATACAAATAAGTAAAACAACTGATAAGAATTCAAATAGTATTTTAGAACTTAATCTATAAGCGTTATCCATAAAACAAGGCTAGCAAATTTGTATTATTGTAACGAAACAACTACCTAACTCTTATCAACTATATTATATTAAAAAATAATAGATATGTAAACCCTTTCTTTGTAATTTATTAAAAAAGAATACTGAATCGTAATCATTATTAGAATTTTTCTGAAATCAAAAAATCTTCAAACACCTAAACCACTTTTCAAAGAAGTGTTATCAAGTTTAATGACGAAGCAAAAAACTGATTTGGACACTCAACTCTTGCCATGACTATGGACACTTATTCTCACTTATCAAAAGAGAATGCAAAAAAAGCAGTCTCATTCTTTGAAACTGCAATTAATCATTTATAGAGAGTGACTTCGGTCACACCCTAAATTTATACCTAAAATACATAGGGGTAGTAAAAAGGGTAGTAAATTTAAAAAGCATTCTAGGATGTTCCCCTAGAATGCTTTAATATCAACGTTTCTAAACACTAATCAAATATTTAGCGTCGTGGTTGTTTGGCTATAAATAGCCTAAGCAACCTGACGGAGGTGCGACTACGAAATCAAAGATTTCTGTCTTACCGTCTTATTTTTTAAGGTTGTAGAATGATTTGATTCCTTTGTATTGAGCAACTTCACCAAGTTGATCTTCGATACGAAGTAATTGGTTGTATTTAGCAATACGGTCTGTACGTGACAATGAACCTGTTTTGATTTGTCCTGCATTTGTAGCAACTGCGATATCAGCAATTGTTGAATCTTCAGTTTCACCTGAACGGTGAGATACTACTGCAGTGTAACCAGCTTCTTTAGCCATTTCAATAGCTTCAAAAGTTTCAGTCAAAGTACCGATTTGGTTAACTTTGATAAGGATTGAGTTAGCAGCTTCTTCTTTGATACCACGTGCTAAGTAATCAGTGTTTGTAACGAAGAAGTCGTCACCAACTAATTGAACACGTCCGCCTAAACGTTCAGTAAGTGCTTTCCAACCATCCCAGTCATTTTCATCCATACCATCTTCGATAGTGATGATTGGGTATTTGTTAACCAATTCTTCAAGGTAATCAATTTGTTCAGCTGAAGTACGAACAGCTGCTCCTTCACCTTCAAATTTAGTGTAGTCATATACACCACGTTCTTTGTCGTAGAATTCTGATGAAGCACAGTCAAAACCAATCATGATGCCGTTTTCGCCTGCTTCATATCCAGCAGCTTCGATAGCTTTAAGGATAGTTTCTACACCGTCTTCAGTTCCTTCAAACTTAGGAGCAAATCCACCTTCGTCACCAACAGCAGTAACAAGTCCGCGTTCTTTAAGGATTTTCTTAAGAGCGTGGAATACTTCAGCACCCCAACGAAGTGCTTCTTTAAATGTTGGTGCACCAACAGGCATAATCATGAACTCTTGGAATGCAATTGGAGCATCTGAGTGAGATCCACCGTTGATGATGTTCATCATTGGAGTTGGAAGAACTTTAGCGTTAAAACCACCTAAGTAGTTATAAAGTGGCACTTCAAGGTAGTCAGCTGCAGCACGAGCTACGGCAATAGAAACACCAAGAATAGCATTAGCACCAAGTTTACCTTTGTTAGGAGTACCATCAAGTGCAATCATAGCACGGTCAATAGCTTGTTGATCACGAACATCAAAACCGATGATTGCTTCAGCGATAATGTTGTTAACGTTGTCAACTGCTTTTTCTGTACCTAAACCTAAGTAACGAGATTTGTCGCCATCACGTAATTCAACTGCTTCATGCTCACCAGTAGAAGCTCCTGAAGGAACCATTCCACGTCCGAAAGCACCTGATTCAGTATAAACTTCTACTTCAAGTGTTGGGTTACCGCGTGAGTCTAAGACTTCGCGAGCGTAAACATCAGTAATAATTGACATTATAATACTCTCCTTATGAGTTTTAATTTTTTACATGTTAATGTTACCACAAACTTCACAAATTATCAACTTAAAAAGGATATTTCTGAAAACGTGATATCGTTTTCATTGCATATTTCTGTAAACTATCCATAATTTCCGAATCCTTTTGAATACATCTTTTAATAGCTTTTTAATTCAAAAATAAGTATAATGAAATTATACGCTTTTAGGAGGTTATTATGGAGTCTACAGATAAAAGAATCTTGCAGAGCGCTTTAGGCGAACACAGGTTAAACCCCGACCAACAACGCTATTATTTGAGAACTTTTGCCGAAAGAATACTGTTAACTATTCCTCTTGAGGGGATTGATGATCACATTGCAAGGGAAGAATTTGAACGCCTACTACCAACTTTTGTTGACAACTATCAACCCCTTTCTTTAAAATTATCAAGTGATTTGAATTCTGACACACAGATGTTCTTTATGAAATTAGCCAGTAAAAAAAGTATCCCCTCTACAATTATCGACGAAACCGGAAGCACTTCACCTTTTGCACTAGTTTTACATACTGATCATGCTGTTAACTTAGACGAAACCTCAATAACAAGCTCAATTGAAACTAAACCAACTAATGAGGTTCCACCAAAAAAAGAATCTTTCTGGCAAAAATTATTTGCCGATTAACGCAAAAAAGCCAAATGGCTTTTTTAGTTTTTTCCAAATTCATAAGCTAGAAAACTACTTGTTCTTGCATTTCTTATAGTTACTTCTTGATAAAGTGATGTTTTAATTAGCCC
Protein-coding sequences here:
- a CDS encoding streptolysin S family TOMM toxin is translated as MLQFTSNILATSVAETTQVAPGGCCCCCCTCCVAVNVGSGSAQGGSGTPAPAPK
- a CDS encoding streptolysin associated protein SagC, whose translation is MRYQLNSNVRIVQFDDTFCFRKGLWDFNEAVLDLSQEPQMLKEVYQQIVADLLKGLVVDTDGYEKELEAELFAKVMEVMTALYYNDVLMFEDDYALEENVMKVLMGNFRFMAQEGHTKNTDPVLFISDSSYVNDSAKLLAEHLNLNLVVASDELKMLIQKIDVTSRLDALEHHRNMKRLSGKLMPYQSIVVCQERLNIMMLRHLNEISVALKKQMVLGFVDGPFIHACTLNPPHSADFDSLERRVLARLQDHALYQHFASQMLPTTQPVSHSYLPLLNILMNLVVSEAFIIAQTGSSKFEGRLLSIYLPTLEIQVQDILKMSNSQTQGALAKLRYEDQQISTREIVKNLLKEDS
- a CDS encoding SagB/ThcOx family dehydrogenase, which gives rise to MSFFSKEKHISEKQKSISQDEARQLFEFNTNHLSMSGYHRQTVLKTSKQLVAQHLMPNETDNLSQRFLMNYKSNNNYLGFQASVVDFFTDSAVTTFSNSDFFESQDETISLPKASKIVTSLSTCITKRRSHRQFSGLEMPLQDLANLLYYACGVSSEASIKEGMTKTVSLRNCASGGGLYPITLFFYARNITKLKDGFYEYLPYQHALRCHRVSEEEDVRVFAEYGSINAENCNVIMIYVYNYIKNTRKYGNQATAYAFIESGEIAQNIQLVSTALAYGSVDIGGYSKEYLQEKLALDGLNQHVIHMTLVGNKESQ
- a CDS encoding YueI family protein: MESTDKRILQSALGEHRLNPDQQRYYLRTFAERILLTIPLEGIDDHIAREEFERLLPTFVDNYQPLSLKLSSDLNSDTQMFFMKLASKKSIPSTIIDETGSTSPFALVLHTDHAVNLDETSITSSIETKPTNEVPPKKESFWQKLFAD
- the eno gene encoding surface-displayed alpha-enolase, producing the protein MSIITDVYAREVLDSRGNPTLEVEVYTESGAFGRGMVPSGASTGEHEAVELRDGDKSRYLGLGTEKAVDNVNNIIAEAIIGFDVRDQQAIDRAMIALDGTPNKGKLGANAILGVSIAVARAAADYLEVPLYNYLGGFNAKVLPTPMMNIINGGSHSDAPIAFQEFMIMPVGAPTFKEALRWGAEVFHALKKILKERGLVTAVGDEGGFAPKFEGTEDGVETILKAIEAAGYEAGENGIMIGFDCASSEFYDKERGVYDYTKFEGEGAAVRTSAEQIDYLEELVNKYPIITIEDGMDENDWDGWKALTERLGGRVQLVGDDFFVTNTDYLARGIKEEAANSILIKVNQIGTLTETFEAIEMAKEAGYTAVVSHRSGETEDSTIADIAVATNAGQIKTGSLSRTDRIAKYNQLLRIEDQLGEVAQYKGIKSFYNLKK